One Primulina eburnea isolate SZY01 chromosome 4, ASM2296580v1, whole genome shotgun sequence genomic window, tgaatctttaggctcactagacttgattgttgtaggtactgatgaggtcagggccgagggcggggaccagtgagctagcttgggtcggcagtagtggcacccgaggacctcagtgcagcagttgctattttattccgcaaacaaatttttatcagtcattggacatttttttaaattgttattgtggACAAACAATTATTTCATTCCGCtgcttttattttaaacattgaacttgattcatcagttgGTTTTATGAgtaaggccatttaagttcttttaaaaagaaaatttttaattttccgcaaattttcaaagcaagCGGTTTTAGGGCCTTCACATCTTCTTTTGCCTCACTGACCATTGCTAGGTAGATGTCTTCTCCGGatttcatggctttccaagcTTGAGATGCGGACAATAGTGATTTTCGTCCCTTGGATTTACCGTGAAACACGACTTCTTCCTGATTTGGGGTTCGGAGTTTGACTTCCTTTCCCTTACAATCTACTACTGCATTGTTTCTTGCTAACCAATCCATCTCTAAGATGATGTCGAAATCGACCATGATCAACTGTATCAAGTCGGCGCTAAAAGTCTGATTATTGATACGGATTTCGCACTCTCTGTAAATCTCCTCAGTTTCAATAGCTCTACTCGTAGGTGTTGCTATTCGGAAAGGTTCAGTTAGCTTATTCGGCCTACGTCCTAACTTCTTagcaaatctcttagacataAAGGAATGGGTAGCACCACAGTCAAATAATGCATAGGCAGGTACTGATTGAATTAGAACGGTACCTGACACTACTTCAGTTGCGTCGTCAGCCTCTTCCTGATTCATGGCAAAGATCCTAGCATTGGTTTTGTCCTCCTTTGGTTTACTAGGGCCTGCTCCAGTATTTGGCCCGGTTCCTCTGTTTGGCCCGGTTCCTCTGTTTGGCCCTGCTGGTCGGTTGGCAGCGGTAGGACATTCTGCAATTCGGTGCCCCGCTTTCCCACATCCAAAACATACACCGCTTGCCCTTCGGCATTCCCCAGAGTGCTTGAAGCCACATGTTGAGCATGGCTTGAGTCCTTGGTAGTTATTGGCGGGGAATTTCCCTGAGGGAGGTCCACCCGACTGATTGGGCCTCTTGAACACTGGTCTCCCTTGAGAAGGCTGGCTGTTAAGGGGTCGCTTGTTCCTGTTTTCCCTTTCTCTTCGACGAATATCAGCCTCGGCTCGGATAGCCGCACCCATCAAATCTGAAAAGTTGGCAGGTTGGTAGACCGCTAGAGCTGATTGGATCCTGCTGTTCAATCCTTTCTTAAAGCGGTGCAATTTCAGAACTTTGTCTGCCATGATTGCTGGAGCATAAGATCCGAGGGCATTGAACTGAGAGGTGTATTCCACCACTGACATGTCTGAAGCCTGaatgaaattttcaaattcactTAGCTTCTGTAGTCTGACTTCTGTCGGGTAGTACTGTTTCAGAAATGTTTTCCGGAAGACTCGCCATGTGATTGGTCCAGCGACAGTCATAGCTGGCGAGACTGCTTCCCACCATTTAGCTGCCTTGTCTTCCAAGAAGGGCACTATCACGTCCACTTTTAGTGCATCCGGGACTTCCAACAGTCTCAACTGAGTTTCCACACTCTTTAGCCAACTCTGGCTAACTTCAGGATCAGCTGCGCCACTGAAAGTTGGACACCTGTTTTTGCGTAGTGACTCATAGTGAAACTTGATCCCATGCTGTGGCGGAGGTGGGGGCTGTTGATTAGCATTGGGGTTCACTAACCCCTGAAGTGTCGTTGCCACGATCATGGCTATAGCCATTAGGTCCACTTGATTGAGGTTGAACTGAGGTGGAGGCCCGTTGCCTTCTTCATTCGTGTTGTTGTTGTTAGCATAACGGGGGTTGCGGTTCTGTCTTGGTGGTCTACCGGCCATTTCCTACAAGTTAAACGCTTCTAAGAATTTGTTGAATATATCGACAAGATTTAATAGATAAGTTATGCTGGAACAACtgagtaaataaataaacataactTGAATATAGATGCACGACTGAGATaaataataat contains:
- the LOC140829615 gene encoding uncharacterized protein, which gives rise to MAGRPPRQNRNPRYANNNNTNEEGNGPPPQFNLNQVDLMAIAMIVATTLQGLVNPNANQQPPPPPQHGIKFHYESLRKNRCPTFSGAADPEVSQSWLKSVETQLRLLEVPDALKVDVIVPFLEDKAAKWWEAVSPAMTVAGPITWRVFRKTFLKQYYPTEVRLQKLSEFENFIQASDMSVVEYTSQFNALGSYAPAIMADKVLKLHRFKKGLNSRIQSALAVYQPANFSDLMGAAIRAEADIRRRERENRNKRPLNSQPSQGRPVFKRPNQSGGPPSGKFPANNYQGLKPCSTCGFKHSGECRRASGVCFGCGKAGHRIAECPTAANRPAGPNRGTGPNRGTGPNTGAGPSKPKEDKTNARIFAMNQEEADDATEVVSGTVLIQSVPAYALFDCGATHSFMSKRFAKKLGRRPNKLTEPFRIATPTSRAIETEEIYRECEIRINNQTFSADLIQLIMVDFDIILEMDWLARNNAVVDCKGKEVKLRTPNQEEVVFHGKSKGRKSLLSASQAWKAMKSGEDIYLAMNLNGLTHKTN